From Solanum lycopersicum chromosome 4, SLM_r2.1:
TGAGAGCATACCAATGTTTGGAGACACATTTGAAACGCACAAGTGATTCCACAGGCAACCATAATAGAACCTCCACTAATAAATCTTTTGGTAACTGACGTCTACCAACCATAATGGTGTTCCCAATTTATCTTCTGTGAAGCAAAAATgtcaagaaaaattattatgatgTGATCAAAAGTatagaaaaatgaaattcaCAATTCTCCCACGGTGTCAGTCATTAAGAAACAAAAGTGCGCTAAAATAAGATCTTAGCATATACAACAACTCTACAAGTAAATACACAACAATTTCGACTATCTTACCACAACTTGCATTCAATCCCAAAGTGAGTTGGGATACAAAAACCATAAAAGAGCGACAAAACCCTAAATTATCACCAAAATAGACAAAAATTgaagagaaattgaaaatctAACCTTGAAAGCTGAGGAAGAAGAATGAGATATGAGAGTAGTGAAGAAGAGGCAAGCAAAACCCTAATCAATTTATTCTAAACGATAAGCTCTGGGTTGGCacctcctttttctttttatcttttaattattatgctacctacctacctacttttatattttaatacattttattcgtttatattttatatttgtattagatTCTCACTGATAAATATCATTTTCTATTAAGAATCTTTTGATACTTAAATTCGAATTCAAGAGAATCAGACACACCATCACATTATTTTATTGCACTTTGACTTGAGAATTAAGACCATGTTACATTTAACCTATTTTGAATAGCTCAAGCTTATTTTTATGGCCCTCTTCCCTGAATAGAATATTACATCTTGCCAACATACAACATGAAAATTTTATGTAATAAGATACTGGTGCCTTGATGTTTGTTTCAAAAGCTATACTACAACAAATTGGAATAAGCACAAGAGATGACAATATCTTAATCTCACAGAACCCATTACAGATCCCCAAAATTACCACCTCTGTGAGAactatatatgattaaattaattaaagacaACTTAGTGAAAATTGCATTGTTGTAATAAAGGATGACTATAATCAACATATTTGTCCCAGAGTGGCTTGTACTTCTCAATACCAATCTTCAACCAGGGTTTTGAGTTACCATTGAAGTGCAGCACAGCTCCCTTTTCTATCAATTTGGAGTCGACATTCGTGTAACCAAAACCTAAGACATGCCATGAAGGATTCAAAGCCTCTGTCAATCCATAGAAGGTCAGCAATCCAGGTGGTAAAGTACCAAGCTTCCACAATGTGCGGTCCACGTTCTTGTCCTGCCAGTAATGGTATATGCCAGTAACATTCCTTTTGCGCCACTCAACCAAATCGAAAACATTCATCCCGAAGGCCCACCCACATGCATCAGGATCAAAATGTTGACGAATAAGCGGGTGAGAATAATTTAGGTACTTGTGATATCTATGGAATGTCTCCATACAAGTCTCCACTGCACCATTTACATTTCCATTCAAATCTGTGGTGAATAGGGCTGAAAGATCCTTCTGCACTACAACATCATCATCGAGAAACACAACCTTCTTAAGTGCAGGAAAAACTTCTGGAATATAGAATCTCAGATGGTTAAGCATTGATAGATATTTAGGGTTTCTGAATTTGATCGGAGTACGGCTGTTATCATGGTTGCCAGAAAAGTAGTAGTTCTGGGTGTCAGAGTCTTGAAGTTGTTTTAGAACAGGTACATACGAAGCATTTAACCAACTAAACTCTTCAATCTTTTGTACAACAACAGTCACTCCTCGGAAACTGTTCATGGTGAACCATGCCTTCATGGCAGCATAGTTCACCTCATCTGTTACAAGGTGGAAGACCACCATATCAGGATTCTTGGAATTCATAGCCGTTGAATTCACCACAACCGAAGTTGCAAGGATGTTGTCTGAGAATACACAGAAATGATACAAACCAGTGTCCACAAGTTTGGCAGCTGCTTGCTTTTCTTCCTTGAATTGTTTCTGCAAATTGGAACTTCTGAACCATTCAGCTGTTAACCGGACACCAAGGCAATAGAGACTTTTAGGGACTTCTTCAGCAGCAATTTGTCCATATTTTGAACTCTTCTCACTGAAGGAATTTGCCTGTTCTTCAAG
This genomic window contains:
- the LOC101256672 gene encoding probable galacturonosyltransferase 10; translated protein: MRRRNSDFRRPVRRRFSNVFWLTLCGLVVLLLIILLSRTTRDSSSRLVYTKRPYRHDRIADGLNITEEMLRPESMTRQINDQISLAKAILVIAKESNNLQFAWELSAQIRNSQMLLSNAASRRSPLTNGESESAIRDMALLLYQAQQLHYDSATMFMRLKGKIQSLEEQANSFSEKSSKYGQIAAEEVPKSLYCLGVRLTAEWFRSSNLQKQFKEEKQAAAKLVDTGLYHFCVFSDNILATSVVVNSTAMNSKNPDMVVFHLVTDEVNYAAMKAWFTMNSFRGVTVVVQKIEEFSWLNASYVPVLKQLQDSDTQNYYFSGNHDNSRTPIKFRNPKYLSMLNHLRFYIPEVFPALKKVVFLDDDVVVQKDLSALFTTDLNGNVNGAVETCMETFHRYHKYLNYSHPLIRQHFDPDACGWAFGMNVFDLVEWRKRNVTGIYHYWQDKNVDRTLWKLGTLPPGLLTFYGLTEALNPSWHVLGFGYTNVDSKLIEKGAVLHFNGNSKPWLKIGIEKYKPLWDKYVDYSHPLLQQCNFH